A region from the Takifugu rubripes chromosome 22, fTakRub1.2, whole genome shotgun sequence genome encodes:
- the mfsd14a2 gene encoding MFSD14 family MFS transporter, with protein sequence MTGEKKKKKRLNRSILLAKKIIIKDGGSPQGIGEPSVYHAVVVIFLEFFAWGLLTTPMLTVLRQTFPQHTFLMNGLIHGVKGLLSFLSAPLIGALSDVWGRKSFLLLTVFFTCAPIPLMKISPWWYFAVISMSGVFAVTFSVIFAYVADITQEHERSTAYGLVSATFAASLVTSPAIGAYLSDAYGDTLVVILATAIALLDICFILVAVPESLPEKMRPASWGAPISWEQADPFASLRKVGQDSTVLLICITVFLSYLPEAGQYSSFFLYLKQVIRFSSETVAAFIAVVGILSILAQTLVLGILMRSIGNKNTILLGLGFQILQLAWYGFGSQHWMMWAAGAVAAMSSITFPAISAIVSRNADPDQQGVVQGMITGIRGLCNGLGPALYGFVFYVFHVELSDTDPSEKGAKSNMANPTDESAIIPGPPFLFGACSVLLSLLVALFIPEHTGPGMRPGAYKKHSNGAQSHSHSPQGSGAEGKEPLLEDSSV encoded by the exons ATGacgggggagaagaagaagaaaaagcggCTCAACCGCAGCATTCTTCTTGCAAAGAAAATTATAATAAAAGATGGAGGAAGT CCTCAGGGAATCGGCGAGCCCAGTGTTTACCATGCTGTGGTGGTCATCTTCCTGGAGTTTTTTGCATGGGGTCTTCTCACCACCCCCATGCTCACG GTGTTACGCCAGACCTTTCCCCAGCACACATTCCTCATGAATGGGCTCATCCATGGTGTCAAG GGCCTGTTATCTTTTCTCAGTGCTCCTCTTATCGGAGCGTTGTCGGACGTTTGGGGGCGCAAGTCTTTCTTGCTGCTGACCGTCTTTTTTACGTGCGCGCCCATTCCACTGATGAAGATCAGTCCATG GTGGTATTTTGCCGTCATCTCCATGTCTGGTGTCTTTGCCGTCACCTTTTCTGTAATATTCGCCTATGTGGCCGACATCACGCAGGAACATGAGAGGAGTACAGCGTACGGTTTG GTGTCGGCTACCTTCGCTGCCAGCCTGGTCACCAGCCCCGCCATCGGAGCCTACCTGTCTGATGCTTACGGCGACACGTTGGTGGTGATCCTGGCCACCGCCATCGCCCTGCTCGACATCTGCTTCATCCTGGTGGCCGTGCCGGAGTCCCTGCCAGAGAAGATGAGGCCAGCATCGTGGGGAGCCCCCATCTCCTGGGAACAGGCTGACCCTTTTGCT TCTCTGCGTAAGGTGGGCCAGGACTCCACGGTGCTGCTCATCTGTATCACAGTGTTTCTCTCCTACCTCCCCGAAGCTGGCCAGTACTCCAGTTTCTTCCTCTATCTCAAACAG GTTATACGTTTCTCGTCAGAGACTGTGGCAGCATTTATTGCTGTTGTGGGGATCCTCTCAATACTTGCTCAG ACTCTGGTGTTGGGGATTCTCATGCGTTCTATAGGGAACAAGAACACAATCCTCCTCGGCCTTGGCTTCCAGATCCTGCAGCTGGCGTGGTACGGCTTTGGCTCCCAACACTG GATGATGTGGGCGGCTGGAGCTGTCGCTGCTATGTCCAGCATCACTTTCCCTGCCATTAGCGCCATCGTATCACGTAACGCAGACCCTGACCAACAAG GCGTGGTGCAGGGGATGATTACTGGGATTCGAGGCCTCTGTAATGGTTTGGGCCCTGCTCTCTATGGTTTTGTTTTCTACGTGTTCCACGTGGAGCTAAGTGACACAGATCCCTCCGAGAAAGGAGCCAAATCCAACATGGCCAACCCGACAGATGAG AGTGCCATCATCCCGGGCCCCCCCTTCCTGTTTGGGGcgtgctctgtgctgctgtcctTGCTGGTGGCCCTGTTTATCCCAGAGCACACGGGGCCTGGCATGAGACCCGGTGCCTATAAGAAGCACAGCAATGGGGCTCAGAGTCACTCCCATAGTCCCCAAGGCAGTGGGGCTGAGGGCAAGGAGCCCTTGCTGGAGGACAGCAGCGTATAA